One window from the genome of Diospyros lotus cultivar Yz01 chromosome 11, ASM1463336v1, whole genome shotgun sequence encodes:
- the LOC127812724 gene encoding uncharacterized protein LOC127812724, translated as MDMKEAGSQRKLQLQELEELRLEAYENSRIYKEKTKAAHDKLIAKKEFNVGNKVLLYNSRLKLMPVEIMDESTTKKFTVNGQRLKHFYEGFTEHTVEELSLLDLPST; from the exons atGGACATGAAAGAAGCTGGTTCCCAGCGGAAGCTTCAATTGCAAGAActtgaggaattgaggttaGAGGCATATGAGAACTCTAGGATCTACAAGGAAAAGACCAAAGCTGCACACGACAAATTAATTGCCAAGAAGGAGTTCAACGTTGGCAATAAAGTCCTCCTCTACAATTCACGCCTAAAGCTGATGCCTG TTGAGATTATGGACGAGTCGACTACGAAGAAATTCACAGTTAATGGGCAGAGGCTTAAGCATTTCTACGAGGGCTTTACAGAACACACAGTGGAGGAGCTATCTCTCTTGGACCTTCCCTCGACTTGA